A portion of the Candidatus Aramenus sp. CH1 genome contains these proteins:
- a CDS encoding substrate-binding domain-containing protein, which yields MELNLPLFDNLEDLWGDISGVRMSFAGNQWFVVKDLIEYIEREGLNVYVETIPPGIVRKRAEGEPLKIGNLLISLKPEIVSLPPSMLKGLKVKEKFDYVENDLAIVFSGQPIKNWCELKGKRIAIPNPKTEGIGKLFMEIYEESCGNYEELVHLGAYLTAVHHREIPNMLKLGDIEAGVMWRTEALYWGFKHVVPEKNRTSRLAFALLEGAGREAEAVFNILKRPQVREIYRRYGFKVV from the coding sequence TAGAGGACTTATGGGGTGACATCTCTGGAGTGAGGATGTCATTTGCGGGAAACCAGTGGTTCGTAGTCAAGGACCTCATAGAGTACATAGAAAGAGAGGGATTGAATGTCTACGTGGAGACCATACCCCCTGGAATAGTAAGAAAAAGAGCTGAGGGTGAGCCGTTAAAGATAGGTAACTTGCTAATTTCGTTAAAGCCCGAGATAGTGTCCCTTCCACCCTCCATGCTTAAGGGGTTGAAAGTGAAAGAGAAGTTCGACTACGTCGAAAACGACTTGGCCATAGTGTTTTCAGGTCAACCAATCAAGAACTGGTGCGAATTAAAGGGAAAAAGGATAGCGATACCTAACCCTAAGACGGAAGGAATTGGCAAGCTGTTCATGGAGATCTATGAGGAGAGCTGCGGCAATTACGAGGAGCTAGTCCACTTAGGGGCCTACCTAACTGCTGTACACCACAGGGAAATACCCAACATGCTAAAGCTGGGCGACATTGAGGCTGGGGTGATGTGGAGGACTGAGGCCCTTTATTGGGGCTTCAAACACGTTGTACCCGAGAAAAACAGAACGTCTAGACTAGCCTTTGCTCTCTTGGAGGGAGCTGGAAGGGAGGCTGAGGCGGTCTTTAATATATTGAAAAGGCCTCAAGTTAGGGAAATCTACAGAAGGTACGGGTTTAAGGTTGTCTAA
- a CDS encoding DUF3834 domain-containing protein produces the protein MRIQAAPGPVSYPIIASTLKNKSVEVTFGKEGGENVDVVLDSTVSLARRNLRIDYVTIRGLMVIHPDIGKRIGVWRKGSAADVLTRALLAKKSISSELVYADEIPQLMALLKDGKVDSVVVPSALAKGKTFEDLLNVPGSCGATVFRNEEEFVRLYNEGIEIMRQDPEGSAQYVLSKLPIKVQKEFIIGSIMNSKVEVIKLHSDVEFKNLIREFI, from the coding sequence ATGAGAATCCAAGCAGCACCAGGTCCAGTTTCCTATCCAATAATAGCCTCGACTCTGAAGAACAAGAGCGTGGAGGTAACCTTCGGCAAGGAAGGCGGGGAAAACGTTGACGTAGTTTTAGACTCTACCGTGTCGTTGGCTAGGAGGAACTTAAGGATAGACTATGTGACGATAAGGGGGTTAATGGTCATACACCCAGACATCGGCAAAAGAATAGGCGTCTGGAGAAAGGGCAGCGCAGCCGACGTCCTTACTAGGGCTTTGTTAGCAAAGAAAAGCATAAGCTCCGAGCTAGTTTACGCGGACGAGATACCTCAGTTGATGGCTCTACTTAAGGATGGAAAGGTCGACAGCGTAGTGGTGCCCTCGGCCTTAGCCAAGGGAAAGACTTTCGAGGACCTACTCAACGTTCCAGGGAGTTGTGGAGCTACTGTATTTAGAAACGAGGAAGAGTTCGTGAGACTCTATAACGAGGGGATAGAGATAATGAGGCAAGACCCGGAGGGGAGTGCACAGTACGTCTTATCCAAGTTGCCCATTAAGGTGCAGAAGGAGTTCATCATAGGCAGTATAATGAACTCTAAGGTCGAAGTAATTAAGCTCCATAGCGACGTGGAGTTCAAGAACTTGATAAGGGAGTTTATTTAG
- a CDS encoding mechanosensitive ion channel family protein: MSARNNVIKIFVILVALGVVAYFARVITKLIVKFLPIIAPYSNDVILGINAVIVGIGGFIIIRIVQKVISLYLFSRTERSTAHTISLILNIALYSILVLAVLSALGVNLTGAAIGGAVAGIAIGLAAQTFLSNILSGLLVTTSKTLRPGDAVSLTSWIWGTPIIGETEKVDILFTEIRTIYGNVVKIPNSAFLGNTVFTKLEGKNSLTFTYQVTVNADVPAEKVLSLANNHIKDELSKAKLPFPEIYFTNKNGGTNVFSVVIHFQEITQLNGILDLINRAFDKAYWQVKNG; the protein is encoded by the coding sequence ATGTCGGCTCGAAATAACGTCATTAAGATCTTTGTGATCCTAGTAGCCTTGGGAGTTGTGGCCTATTTCGCTAGAGTTATAACCAAGCTAATAGTGAAGTTTTTACCAATCATTGCTCCCTATTCCAACGACGTGATCCTAGGTATAAACGCGGTAATCGTAGGGATAGGAGGATTTATAATAATCAGGATCGTCCAGAAAGTCATATCCCTTTACCTCTTCTCTAGGACTGAGAGGTCTACTGCGCACACGATATCGCTAATACTAAACATAGCCCTCTACTCTATTCTAGTCCTAGCAGTTCTCTCAGCCCTCGGGGTGAACTTGACAGGGGCGGCTATAGGCGGAGCAGTAGCGGGAATAGCGATAGGCCTAGCAGCACAGACGTTCCTCTCTAATATCCTTTCCGGACTCCTAGTGACAACCAGCAAGACACTGAGGCCAGGTGACGCTGTATCTTTGACCTCATGGATATGGGGGACCCCAATTATCGGCGAAACGGAAAAAGTGGACATACTCTTCACGGAGATTAGGACGATTTATGGCAACGTGGTCAAGATCCCAAACTCGGCCTTCTTGGGAAATACAGTCTTCACCAAGTTGGAAGGAAAGAACTCGTTGACCTTTACGTACCAAGTTACCGTTAACGCGGACGTACCTGCGGAAAAGGTGTTGAGCCTTGCAAACAACCACATCAAGGACGAGTTAAGCAAGGCAAAACTTCCCTTCCCAGAAATTTACTTCACCAATAAGAACGGCGGGACAAACGTCTTCTCCGTGGTTATACATTTTCAAGAAATCACACAACTCAACGGTATTTTAGACCTCATCAACAGGGCCTTCGACAAAGCCTACTGGCAGGTAAAGAACGGTTGA